Proteins from a genomic interval of Oxyura jamaicensis isolate SHBP4307 breed ruddy duck chromosome 10, BPBGC_Ojam_1.0, whole genome shotgun sequence:
- the PTPN9 gene encoding tyrosine-protein phosphatase non-receptor type 9 has protein sequence MAAELSAEEEQATKQFLEEINKWTGQYNVSPLSWNVAVKFLMARKFDVLRAIELFHSYRETRLKEGIVKLKPHEEPLRSELLSGKFTILSVRDPSGASIALFTAKLHHPSRSVQHVVLQALFYLLDRAVESFETQRNGLVFIYDMAGSQYTNFELDLSKKILNLLKGAFPARLKKVFIVGAPMWFRVPYSIISLLLKEKLRERVQMVKMSELKEHLPRECLPETLGGCLKLDPLSWNCRFLPQQNGHPDPLDELILVPLVAPKDNGSVHVPGPRSVTLPELLEHVGRKQKRGIYEEYEEIRRRSPVGTFACSLAPYNQEKNRYGDVPCLDQTRVKLAKPYSRPELTDYINASFMDGYKQRNTYIGTQGPLENTYGDFWRMVWEQNVLVIVMTTRLEEGGRRKCGQYWPLEKDSHMSFGALTVTNLGVENLGHYKKTILEIHSSEGKERRLLSHFQYLSWPDYGVPSSAATLIDFLGAVKQQQRVAVSALGPRFKGHPGGPPLVVHCSAGIGRTGTFCALDICLSQLQDVGTLDIQQTVLRMRTQRAFSIQTPEQYYFCYTAVLEHARRQGLLPDKGSPGR, from the exons ATGGCCGCGGAGCTGAGCGCCGAGGAGGAGCAG GCCACCAAGCAGTTCCTGGAGGAGATCAACAAGTGGACGGGCCAGTACAATGTGTCCCCGCTCTCCTGGAACGTGGCCGTCAAGTTCCTCATGGCCCGCAAGTTCGACGTCCTGCGGGCCATCGAGCTCTTCCACTCCTACCGG GAGACGCGGCTGAAGGAGGGCATCGTGAAGCTGAAGCCGCATGAGGAGCCGCTGCGCTCGGAGCTGCTCAGCGGCAAGTTCACCATCCTG AGCGTGCGGGACCCCTCGGGGGCTTCCATCGCCCTCTTCACCGCCAAGCTGCACCACCCCAGCAGGAGCGTGCAGCACGTGGTGCTCCAGGCGCTCTTCTACCTGCTGGACAGAGCGGTGGAGAG TTTTGAGACGCAGAGGAACGGGCTGGTGTTCATCTACGACATGGCCGGCTCGCAGTACACCAACTTCGAGCTGGACCTCAGCAAGAAGATCCTCAACCTGCTCAAG GGAGCCTTCCCGGCGCGGCTGAAGAAGGTTTTCATCGTGGGAGCGCCCATGTGGTTCCGCGTGCCCTACTCCATCATCAGCCTGCTGCTCAAGGAGAAGCTGCGCGAGAGG GTGCAGATGGTGAAGATGTCGGAGCTGAAGGAGCACCTGCCCCGCGAGTGCCTGCCCGAGACCCTGGGCGGCTGCCTCAAGCTGGACCCCCTGAGCTGGAACTGCCGCTTCCTGCCGCAGCAGAACGGCCACCCCGACCCCCTGGACGAGCTCATCCTGGTGCCGCTGGTGGCCCCCAAGGACAACGGCTCCGTGCACGTCCCCGGCCCCCGGTCGGTCACCCTGCCCGAGCTGCTGGAGCACGTCGGCCGCAAGCAGAAGCGCGGCATCTACGAGGAGTACGAGGAGATCCGGCGCAGGAGCCCCGTCGGGACCTTCGCCTGCTCCTT GGCGCCCTACAACCAGGAGAAGAACCGCTACGGGGACGTGCCCTGCCTGGACCAGACCCGCGTCAAGCTGGCCAAGCCCTACAGCCGCCCGGAG ctgacCGACTACATCAACGCCAGCTTCATGGACGGCTACAAGCAGCGCAACACCTACATCGGGACGCAGG GGCCCCTGGAGAACACCTACGGGGACTTCTGGCGCATGGTGTGGGAGCAGAACGTCCTGGTCATTGTGATGACGACCCG gctggAGGAGGGCGGCAGGAGGAAGTGCGGCCAGTACTGGCCCCTGGAGAAGGACTCCCACATGTCCTTCGGGGCCCTGACCGTCACCAACCTGGGCGTGGAGAACCTCGGCCACTACAAGAAAACCATCCTGGAGATCCACAGCTCCGAG GGCAAGGAGCGGCGGCTGCTCTCCCACTTCCAGTACCTGAGCTGGCCAGATTACGGCGTCCCCTCCTCGGCCGCCACCCTCATCGACTTTTTGGGGGcggtgaagcagcagcagcgggtGGCCGTGAGCGCCCTGGGGCCGCGCTTCAAGGGGCACCCCGGGGGCCCCCCGCTCGTGGTGCACTGCAGCGCCGGCATCGGCCGGACAG GTACCTTCTGCGCGTTGGACATCtgcctgtcccagctgcaggacgTGGGCACGCTGGACATCCAGCAGACGGTGCTGCGCATGCGGACGCAGCGAGCCTTCAGCATCCAGACGCCCGAGCAGTATTACTTCTGCTACACCGCCGTCCTGGAGCACGCCCGGcgccaggggctgctgcccgACAAGGGCTCGCCGGGacgctga